A stretch of the Perca flavescens isolate YP-PL-M2 chromosome 10, PFLA_1.0, whole genome shotgun sequence genome encodes the following:
- the zic6 gene encoding zic family member 6 → MTSLSRFSGCPLSCVNPGESNTEPSVVLPPLAGEHMGLPTGSSLKLCPSHNLRDYPETRSSAYVDHSFPSSSDSGYPSHRLEHSPRGIIIGANLSGAGMPPVTDQLASRANQHGGIGRYRDFPGYRDNRSHAFFSSYQEQAHASTDASRDFGSQMMLGIPGDLLGRTHPYGQTINPKGNSQQLVSQFLGLYKPLNMAIQRGGGDAFLRCSKQTVKHELVCKWSDGQEGAGKLSCSRAFGTMYELVTHVTVEHVGGPDHSEYVCHWENCARDRKPFKAKYKLVNHVRVHTGEKPFPCPFHGCEKVFARSENLKIHKRTHTGEKPFKCEFEGCNRRFANSSDRKKHSHVHSSDKPYMCKVRGCDKCYTHPSSLRKHMKLHCNKTHVAESDDARPGDGGHVAEARSSRVPDGAHISPPHPPTSTQEVPLSPESRDDSTSRSRFHHTFDSSLDYSTHRSQPLLDPLLLQRGSYRSQSSQYPCGQTGHTFAQSSRTFPTTSPFQKSIVNGWYTCHSGVDSFPPKQCNNIPSL, encoded by the exons atgacaagccTTTCGAGGTTTAGTGGCTGCCCTCTCTCTTGCGTCAACCCCGGGGAGAGCAATACTGAACCCAGCGTGGTGCTGCCACCTTTGGCAGGGGAGCACATGGGACTCCCCACTGGCAGTTCCTTAAAACTCTGCCCCTCGCACAATTTGCGAGACTATCCCGAGACGAGGTCCAGTGCATATGTTGACCATTCGTTTCCCAGTTCTTCAGACTCTGGATACCCCAGCCACCGCTTAGAGCACAGCCCTAGGGGCATTATCATTGGAGCCAATCTTTCTGGAGCCGGCATGCCACCCGTCACTGATCAACTGGCATCAAGAGCTAACCAACATGGCGGGATTGGAAGGTACCGTGACTTTCCTGGCTACAGAGACAACCGAAGCCATGCTTTTTTCTCAAGTTATCAGGAGCAGGCCCACGCCTCCACCGACGCATCTCGAGATTTTGGCAGCCAGATGATGCTGGGTATACCTGGCGACCTCCTCGGCCGGACGCACCCTTATGGCCAAACTATCAACCCCAAGGGAAACAGCCAGCAACTTGTCTCACAATTCCTGGGTCTGTACAAACCCCTCAACATGGCAATTCAGCGTGGAGGCGGCGACGCTTTCCTCAGGTGCTCTAAACAAACAGTGAAGCATGAGCTGGTGTGCAAGTGGAGTGACGGCCAAGAGGGGGCTGGGAAGCTTTCTTGCTCCAGAGCCTTCGGGACCATGTATGAACTTGTCACCCATGTAACAGTGGAGCATGTCGGAGGACCAGATCACTCTGAATATGTGTGTCACTGGGAGAATTGTGCGAGAGACAGGAAGCCTTTCAAAGCCAAATACAAGCTGGTGAACCACGTCAGAGTCCACACAGGGGAAAAGCCCTTTCCCTGCCCCTTTCACGGCTGTGAGAAAGTTTTTGCAAGATCAGAAAACCTAAAGATCCACAAGAGGACTCACACAG GTGAAAAACCTTTTAAATGTGAGTTCGAGGGCTGCAACCGGAGGTTTGCGAACAGCAGCGACAGAAAGAAGCATTCTCACGTGCACTCCAGTGACAAACCCTACATGTGCAAGGTCAGGGGCTGTGACAAGTGTTACACCCACCCAAGCTCCCTACGCAAGCATATGAAGCTCCACTGCAACAAGACCCACGTCGCCGAAAGCGATGACGCGCGTCCCGGGGACGGGGGTCACGTTGCGGAGGCCAGGTCATCCCGAGTCCCCGATGGAGCCCATATCAGCCCTCCTCACCCTCCCACCTCAACTCAAGAAGTCCCCCTGTCCCCAGAGAGTCGAGATGATTCGACCTCGAGGTCACGTTTCCATCACACGTTTGACAGCAGTTTGGACTACTCCACACACAGGTCACAGCCCCTCTTGGACCCTTTGTTGCTACAAAGAGGCAGCTACAGGTCCCAGTCCTCCCAGTACCCCTGCGGCCAGACAGGTCACACTTTTGCCCAGAGCTCAAGGACTTTCCCCACCACTTCTCCCTTTCAGAAAAGTATTGTCAACGGATGGTACACATGCCACAGCGGCGTGGACTCCTTCCCACCAAAGCAATGTAACAACATCCCGTCTCTGTGA